Below is a window of Perca flavescens isolate YP-PL-M2 chromosome 12, PFLA_1.0, whole genome shotgun sequence DNA.
tacatttatacaattatacaatttgaggtacttgtacctTTTTCTTTTCGTTTTATACTTTACTCGACAATTCAGAGGCAATATATTGTACGCACTAggtttatttaacatttatagTGATGAGTTAATGTACAGATTAGGAATTTACataaaaacaccttcatcataTTCATCATCTTATTAAACACAGTTCATAGTTGAAGAATACACCTGTGgttttcacacattttttcttcttctttttttttttactttttggcttgtgactTACAAAAGAAAGTGTTCTGTGGGGCCCTTTGTTATGTCCATGAGAGACATTTCACCTCTAAACGTTTCAAATGGTTTGAGGCCCAGACATAAGAAAAAGATTCAAATACTTGTAATGATTACAAATTTGTTTAGCAGAACTTTGTTCTTTCTTGTTTCCTCTGCCATGAATCATCTCACAACCCCCCAGATCCATGGTGTGACCCGTTGAAGGGGTCCGACCCttagtttgggaaccactggactgTATATTAAGTAGTCAAAAGCTCAATCAGCTACAACAGTTAAATGCTACTTATACTTGATGATCAGTATAAACAATCAACAGTGTCATATATAATCATTTTTGTCTACAGAAtcaatacttttactttgatactttaagtatattttgctgATAAAATTTTTTgagtgcaggacttttacttgcaatggagtatttctacactgttgtATAGTTACTTCTGCTCAGGTAACGGATCTGAGTAGCCTACTTCCTCCACCAAAGctataaattaaactaaatgCAATTATTAAGCACAGAAATATGAGTCCTTTAAGGACTTACAGACATAATAAAGGTAAAATCTGAATAAATGTGTAGAGGAGCATAAATGGGATGGATGTTACTGATGAATCAACACCTTCCTAAGACAATTTATCCCATCTGTATAGTGCATATAGCTGCAAGAGGGTGGCTGGAGAATATTATAGGTACACCTTACAATATAATACAATCCAATAAAACATTACAACTAACTAAATCCCCTAAAACTGCCATGAAGTTGAGGCAACACAAACAGCATTTACAGATTAGGCCATCATCATTTACATTCACAGTccaacaaaatacacacaggaACCATTAAGCCTTTTTATTATTGGTTCAGACCATATAGAAGACCATACTGTAAGTATAAATTTACATGAACTGTGTAGTTACATGCAATAAAAACCATTTTCTCTCAGTTGGCTCTCAGATATGGAGCCAGTCATAGCTGACACACTGCTCTCAGATAAGATAATGCTACTGCTCAGAGAATGATGCAtggtgcacatacagtatgtgatgagTTGTAAAGCTATTAATTCATAAAAAACAGTGTGGGAagactgacaaaaaaaattgtctgCTTTTTCTAGAATGTCCAGCAATGTGGAAAAACATgcagtgtgtttgtctctggTCAGATGGTTGCTCTGTCATTATCAGTGTGCATAGTGTGAAGAGATGAGAATTGTGTAATTTACTTCCAACCATGTTGAAGACACTTAGCTGAAAACAATGCACAGAACCGCTCCTTGTTTCCCCATGCACTGACTCCTCCAGTGGCATCATGTGCTTTACTTTGTGTTTTACTGGTCTTGTTTTACTATGAGCGAATGACTCACCAAGGCTTATGAAAGCGGCGTTGATGGATGTCAGAATAACCTTCATATGAAATGAAAGTACATTTTTGAGCTTTTAAGTTTTGCTGGATGAATATTGTGGAATTTCAGGACAGAAATCTCTGTTCCATCCTTAGTTTCTTTTGcttcttgtgttttttctggGGCCTATCTGTGTGCACACTTCCTTATTTTAATACAAAGCATTTTAACATTGTCTCTGATAATGTACAATCACATAACATTCCAGAATGTCTTCATTTGTTAGCAATGACAGAAATAAGTAGTCCAAATGCAAAATGATTGTGCTACTTAGGTGTCATTACAGCCAACATTTGACACCaccaatgtttttcttttgcatctGCGCTCTCTGCGTTCGTTGCACCAtcattgcagccagggaatgactgtaacggcattGTAGCGGGACTTttaacacatatatacagtatctcacaaaagtgagtacacccctcacattttagtaaatatttcattatatattttaatgggacaacactgaagaaattacacttttctacaatgtaaattattaagtgtacagcttgtataacagtgtaaatgtgctgtcctctcaaaataactcaacacatagccattaatgtctaaaccgctagcaacaaaagtcagtacacccctatgtttaATTCACATAGAGtcaggcagattttttttttaaaggccagttatattcatggatccaggatactgtgcatcctgataaagttcccttggcctttggaattaaaatagccccacatcattacatgcccttcaccatacctagagattggcatggggtactttcaataaaatcatctctcaatgcaaatcaaaccagctattaggctaactgaaataaaaccatgccaaactctaggtatggtgaaaggtatgtgatgatgtggggctattttagttatacaagctgtactcttaatactttacattgtagcaaagtgtaatttcttcagtgttgtcccattaaaagatataatgacaTATTTACTAAGATGTGAGgagtgtactcacttttgtatatatatatatacatatagtgTAGTTGGGACATCACAACGGTACGGAAGTCCTGACGTGTtgtttactgtaaatgcacagtttctgaatatgggctttgtgcatttctctgtggattgagcctTTTGGATACTTTAACAATATTCATATAGCACCTCGACCTGAGTTTCTAATCagaaaagacatggaaatcttaGGAACACATTTTTCACATCCCTCTGTAATAAAAATGATCTTTGCTTCCAAAGAGGATAAGCAACTTCCCTCTCATCTTTCTTAGATTGTAACTATGGAAGCTTTTGTTTGCACTAATAGATTAGCAGCATCTTTTTGTTACGAACATCACTTGACAAATGAGATATGGTGCCAGTTAGAGGCTGCAAGGGGTctcatttacaaaaatgaaagCCTTAATTgctcaaaatgaatgggaattATTTATTGTTGGTAATTAGCTCCCTGTGGAGTATGTTGAGATGCTGATATAAATGTCTGAATTGAGCTACGAGCTGTCAGTCAATAGACTAGATATTTCAATGGAGGCAATGATGGTAGTTGTGAAGGTGCAGCAAGCTCATCAAACTGAAATAAAGATCAGAGAGCGAAATTATCTTCCCAGCAGGGAAGCCAAAAGCAATGTAAatctttgtttatgtgtgtgtgtgtgtgtgtgtgtgtgtgtgtgtgtgtgtgtgtgtgtgtgtgtgtgtgtttttgctttaATGCTTGATAAAGTCCATAAATCCTGATAAAACAATGAGACGAGGAATACTAATGCTATTTAATTTTGTCAAGCTTGCAATCACAAAAATATTATCTCTTCAGGAACTAAGAAAAACAGCTCtgttttgctttgttgttttttccattATATCTCGTGGGTGTTGAAAGCGCACAACAATTTGAATGGAATTTCTCAAGCATGTCATCCATCATTTAAAATGGAAACATAAAAGTCACCAAAACTGCACGTATAGGCAGTATAAACTCAACAGTGATGATATGTTTTAGCAGCAGTTCCCTGTGGATTTGCCAACCTGCACTCAGAGGACTTTTGAGAGGTTTTGTTATCCAACTCATTTTAAGTCATGCTAGGGGTGCACCTCTTGGgatggctgtctgtctgtcagctctTGGATCTACAAGTTAACATCTCAATAACTATTGGATGACATTTTGTGGAGTCATTCACAGTCCCCAGAGTAAAATTTccaatgactttggtgatcaaTATAAAGCATCAATACCTGCAAAACAAAGGACATTCatatcagcctcagctgtactttgatttcagtgctaattagcaaatgttagcatggtaACACACCAAACTAAGAAAGTGAATGTGATAAACATTTAGCCTGGTAAACATCAGCATATTAGTCATTGTGAGTATGTTAGCATGTAATAGCATTTAGCTCAACTGTGTCTTAAGTTGTGTctatggctgtagactcttgttcATTTAACTCAACCAAACATTTTCTGAGGTAAACATCTCCACTTGTGTTACTGAGCACTAGACCTTCCATTTTCAAAGCCACAGAGTCTCCTATGTCAATGGGCTTCTGATGCGCAAAACATAAATTCAAACATTTGTGTTAAGTATGCATTATTAGTGGATAACTAGGCTACAGCTCCTGCGCCACTCATTCTCCACTATCTTAAATTAATTTATACCGTAGGGAAATAGTGCAGAGAAATAGTTTGGCATAAACATCCTGGCTGCTCTGAAGCAGTGTGTCTTTTGTCCGCTCTCACTCATCAGTGAGTACAACAAATATGAGATAATTTAGAGCCGTGAAAGTCAGAAAGGAGGATTCATGGACATTATTGGCTGATGAAATAAGAATAACAACTATTCCTTAACCAAAGATTATTCATCATTTTGTCATGATGTATTGCTCTGTTTCGCATTAATCCATTCATGAAGCAACTGCATATCTCCACAGAGATATGAGACTGTTGGTGTCATCAGTGTCAATAGAGGCGTTTGTTCCATGCATGGTTGGAGACGCTACACCAAGGTTACACACGTTTGAGGGTTTGAGTCAAAGGCGTTTCAACAATAAGGAAACTGACGTCATTATATTTTGAACTGAATGCCGTTTTGCTTTCAGTGAGCAGTCAAGGACAGACGAGGGATGAACGCCTGAATCAAGTAAGGAGTAACTAAGGGACAAGAGCAGCTCTAgtggtatgtacagtatattattcAACAAttctttcacattttatttcacaGCCTGGGGAAAATAGGATGGAAACAACAGGTGAACAAAGCAAAATCAGAGGATTAGTTGCTTCAGCGTTGAGTGCACTTAGGGGATCTTGACctctgcactgtaaaatctgaGAGGTCATGAGATGGATAacatgagaaaagaaaagaaatatcacTCTGCTATAAACTTTTATACCTTTCTCCTATCTTGTGAAACACTGAATGTCTCATGAAACTCAGCCTGTAAATCGTCGCTTTCATAACTATATCCTTCAGATTGGCAACAATAATCAGGATAACACCATGGTAACAAGTTACATATTAAACTACACATTAAAGTAAGAGTTGTCTTCTCAGAGAGACAGGGCTGACTCAGACATACATAGTGCtttttgcagtggtggaagaagtactcagaagGCAAAATACCACAgtttaaaaatactctgttacaagtaaataTTAGTGAATTTAAAGTACTTTAAGTACCAAAAGtaatgaaatctctaggaggagttaaagtacgacatgtggaaatggccaaaatcacactaatttcaaaatggcggaattcctgttgggtttagggtatgactccaatgacgttttttgtacatcttgacaggttacatatgtgtaccaagtttcgtgagtctacgttaaacacactgcaggtgctaaaatttttttaagtttgtaggtggcgctagcgagccatttttttGTGACTATTCCCAACACCCTTAAAATACATagattttcaccagacttgatgccaCCGCCAATTTtagtgagtttttgaatatgttaagcccctcaaaaaggccgggaaaataattccttcagtttcgcCAACaggccttcgccgctgttggCGCTCGGGCCTTAAAAATATTCAATATGCAGAGTCttctcaggactgtgtgggtagCTTACACATTGTGCTTGATTGACATCTCTCTCAACCTTGCGTTGATTTCATTGTACCTGCCGGGCCGGACAACTGTTGACACATTAGTGTTTAGAGTTTGGTGACATCACATAACTTCCAGCATAGCTCCACCCACCTAACACCTGACTAGAAGTCTAATTAGCCAAATGAAAACACCTGTTTGCAGAGCCTTTAATTAGCaaaataactagtaactgatgtgtcaaataaatgtagtgaagtaaaaagtacaatattttcctctaaaatgtaatgtaatatatagCAACATAACATGGAAATACTCTTATTTCCTACTACAGTAATCATCTTGTGACAACCAGGAGTTCTTGTCCTACAAACTGCAGTTATCCACATAATATccttaaatacattttagaggTATTTTAGATACTTTATATCTACTCCACTAAATTTTGGACAGCTACTACCCTATCAACACACCCATGTGGGGCCCATACATGTTGGATATGGGCTGGTGAGTGGGCCCCACTTATTTTACAGTCAGCCCATACAgttctttaacccttgtgtggtgttcatatttttgttacacagccaatggtccccaccacattattaggcttttaaatcaatacagccataacaatgTATGTAAAAATGCTAACAATCTGCTAAtaacagatgtttactttagctcaattaccaatgtatacttcatttatggttcatatttgccatttacccctgtgacatcacatttatgatcatatgatcattttaatttttttgtgagaaaacaaggaaattcaaggtaaaaaaaaaatagaaacaagattgttgatcattattggtgcttatttcttagaacataatcagaacaggtgaaagtgcttgaaatgtagcaattttgtcattttgtgtggAAATATCAGGTGCAGATTTACCCCCACAAAGTTGTAAATTTAGTGCCACATCACCCAATCACAACAATTAATTAAGTGACAATGATATGTAAATACATCAAAGACATTAGTActcattctgcataatgagtactttcacTTCTGTACTTTAAGTGCATTTGTTGCCAATACTGTTGTacttttactgtgtgtgtgtgtgtgtgtgtgtgtgtgtgtgtgtgtgtgtgtgtgtgtgtgtgtgtgtgtgtgtgtgtgtgtgtgtgtgtgtgtgtgtgtgtgtgtgtatgtgtgtgtaaaagttaAAATCTTAATTATGAGCTTTTACTTGTAagtattttacagtatttttataGCGTGGCATTGCTACTTTTGCTCAAGAACATATCTTCCGAAATGTATCTTCCACCACTGAGTGAGTGTGGGCTTAATAACAAACAGAGTTCAGGTAGCCTACTGAAGCCCAAAGGACTACATGTTTTAACACATTGCTAGCTAACTGAATGTTAAACTGAACAGTGTCAATTAAAGTGTGCAAGAAAAGTAtaataaacttagcacaaaaagtaaggacatttgtgtttggtagattatttctctgtggtaacaatgctttttggcaataaatcttataccgttggaaagcctgtttagttccctttcaaatggagcctcatttgtaaggaacatgtaTTTGTGGGATAAGCAGcagggttgcgcccatgaaaaatttgacAAATCTTCTCTGcaaatgccaaacagcttattctgccattgactcatttggtggattggatgattgaagtttgaagaaacaagacatattggcaatttaacaatttattcatttcataaacagaaGGCTctgtagcgtgtggaagaaccatacacagccacagcagcctggcacctcctcctcatgctggtcacacactgctgtgggatggcatctcattcttcaaccagcatttgtcgcaagtcagccaacgtggttgtgttggtcactctggcacgaacacCACGCctaagctgatcccacaagtgttcagtggggttgaggtcagcactgctggcaggccattccatcctctccactcccacattctggaggtagtctctaataaaccccgccctgtgggggccagcgttgtcatcttggaggatagagttcggtcccagactgtggagatatgggatggccactagttgcagaatctcatctctatatctctctgcaCTGAGATTGCCTCCAATGATGACAAGATTCGTTTTTTCCAGTGAGGGAGATGCtgccccacaccatcacactgccTCCACCAAAAGGTGTTAGCCTACTCTATCGGTGCAGCAATCAGCATATCGTTCTCCGCGTCTTCTCCACACTTTGACTCTACGATCCAACGGCTGTAGGCagaatcatccaatccaccaaacaccaaacgagtcaatggcagaataaacTATGGTTTCAACCAGAACACTGCTGCCACCTagtggtcaaaaatatcataaGCAAAACGTTGCTTATTTCCTATTGGCTGATGAAACATGACGCAACGTTGACGAAGCAGGAAATTAAACTCAACCAGAACCTGTCtatgacagcttttgttttcgATTTCGTGACCAAACTGCAGGTGTGTCCGAGTTTTACCTGCTAGTTTAGCAGGtacgttttattccacttttcTGGTCTTTATCTGTAATTTTTCTTCCCAGCAACCGACGTACTTCTGCACTGATTATTAACGTTAGGCCTAGAGTAGTTTACTTTGACTTATGTTGACCTTACTACACCTTCCTTATTACAGATATGGGTGATTTCCCTGTAAACCCGCTGGTTTTGGTTGGTGTCGGGTCCAGCTTTGCCTTCTCTGGCCTTTTCTATCATCTAtaccaagaaaagaaaaaagaattggAAAAGCTGAAGGCAAGTACTGTACATCATTGTTTGAGTATTAACACATCTCTGGTCTTGtaatgatttaaaataaatataaaaactgagtgtcccaaatgatgagggtcttatttgagacagcTTAGGGGTAGTGTTAGGGtagcacaggtggtttagcaggttcataattaattaaggacattgtatggggaacTTGGGACACTAAATTGCACgtatacctttttaaaatgccaATCTTaaagcttttttcttcttcttcattttagGAAATACCCATTTTCAAGCCAGATCAACATTTGGTCCGAGTACTAAGAGCATCTCCCCACAAGCGACTTCAGTATGTTGCTGTAGAAGGTACAAACTACAATGAACATTTGAGTAAATGCAGTTTCGTATGGGATCAATCCCAGATATTTGATAGTTTCCTTCATATCTGTTTGAAGGTCTGGTCCAGGCGGATGGGGAGCCTCTGGCCAGCCAGTTTGTCCCACGATGCTTTGGTGTGATTCAGAAGATCGCAGTTGAGGAGCACAGGAAATACTGGAACTCCATCACCAAGACAtggtacaatttttttttctacaaaataaaaccaagTGTCTTTTTATCAAGCAACTAGCCTCGTAACAACCTTTTGATTACTTTTGCAGGAATTCTCGGACAATGAACAGAAAAGAAACCAACAACTCTGTGCCTTTCAGTCTGGTCAGCCCTGGAGCCTACATCACTGACTTGTATGTGAAGATTCAAAACCCTCTGGAGGCCTCGGGGTGCTACCTGGATAGGGTTTATTTCAAAGTAAGACGTGCTGAAGAGGGCTTGGGGAACTTGGTGATGCATGGCCTCAGCGGGGAGAAACCAGTGGCGATGGAGGAGAGTGAGGAGCTGCTGCGTGTGGGGAGCACCCTGACTGGTTTCGGTGAGGTGGTGCTGGAGGGGGGCCAGGTGATGAGGCTGCAGGCCCCGCAGGACGGCCGCAAGTTCATCCTGGTGCCCACTGACTACAGGAGCTTCATGGACAGGCACGAGAGATCAGCCAGCATGTGGAAGACGCTGACTGCTGTTACTGGCATCACAGGGGCTTCGCTTCTAGCCAAGGCCATTTACTGCTTGGTGGGAAAACAGGATGACAGGTCAAAGTAGGCTTGGAGACGTGGCTACTGCAGGGTTAACGGCCTTAAAAAAGCTGTGTCACAGTTTTTTGGGCGCCCCATTACTGCTGCCGGTGTTTTACTTTAGATTCCATGGCACTATCCTGATGCTAACATAATTTGTCACTTGCCATATTGCAAGGTTATAAAGCTGTGAGGGGCACAACAATATTGGATGAGACATTAGACAAAGCACAACATTTTAGAAAGACGATAACAAATTAGAAAATacgaaaacaaacaaaaactttacaaaaaagaaaaggtagcAAAAACAATTTTAGTTTGCAATTAGACAAAACCCAAGTCAATTATGTATTTTCTAAACTGTTGTGTTCTCTGttattgttaaatatttaattgaattgtttCTTACTGAATGGACCACTCAAACAAAAGATGTttaatcactgtgtgtgtgtgtgtgtgtgtctgtgtgtgtgtccgtccgtccTAGACCTCAGTCTGATGAAGACAATAATTAGGTCTGTAGGCCTAAAAGAGTTTGTGCTGTAGGTGACTGGGGCCTTGGTACAAGATAAAGACAAGTACAAATGAGCTTGAAACCTGATGTTGCCTCTAAGCTACAGTATCTCTAATTTATTTAGCAGTCATTGGGCCATAATTAGTATAAGCATTGCAATTGATAAAACACCTGAGGAGCAGGCATTCAATGCAGGATTTTGGAAATTCAAAGCTACTTTGTAAagggaacattttatttttgtaatgaaaatgtttttttttttttttatttgtattttagatCATATCAGTCAGTTTAAATGGGTTATGTTTtgttatcatttattttcacaatcTTTTACTTTCACGATTTTAACTGTGAACCTGATCAAAGAAATTTGTGATATCTTGTCACCGCCAGTCCAACTTTCTGGTCATGTCCAACAGGATGGAATTAAAATCCAATCTTAAAGAGATTTGTACAGAATCTATTTAGCAGAATAATCTTCTACCTCCTAGTTAATTGtttttactgtattgttttatGACCTGCATTCACTGTTCAGTATgtagacaaaaaaaattaacactAAACACTGTACACaatcttatttttttcaaagtgaTACAATGTCTTTGTATTTAATAAATCACTTTTTAAAACCTTAAAGCAACGGTTTAATATTGAGACATTTTGTGTTGTTGACAGAAAGGTGAGAGATTTTCAAGAAGTCCGAGGGTCTTTCTTCTTTATTTGGATATTGACGTTCATAACACAGCCCCTACATGACGTGGCACTATGTGATGAAATGAATATGAGCTTGAACTGTACAGAAGAGATTTTGATGGATATAAGTGGCAGAAATCTATTGTGAAAGGTAAAACCAACAGCCTGAATCCCTTTATTCACACAATAATTTTCAAGTTTTTCGTCTTTGTCCTTTTTGAAGTTCTCATTATTTTCCTTCCTCCTCTGAAAACTCCTCAGCCTCCTCCAACCATTGGATGAACTTTTGAAGCTGTTGAAGAAAAAATATAAGGGACAGGGTTGTGTGAGAAATCCAGCATTCTGAAACTCCATCACAATTGCTACCAAAAACGATACAAATACATTAAAGTAATTTGAAAAAGGTCTTCATTGTAAATTGGGTTGTGATGTAATTTATATGTAAATGATGAGGGCGTCGTGGATTTTGTCAAATACACAGCAGGCCCGCTGTTGATGGACAGGTCAGATGAGTGAACATTCTCCTCTTTGCAAAACAAGATTATAGGTCATACCAATCACTGTTTTATTACAGTGTTATGTTATTCcctttaatatttagattttatatattaatttgtagaaaaaagaaataatcatTTGAAAAACCCACCTATGTGATTGATgtctttatttctctttcatttatttaactgatgtttttcctttttcccttGCAAGTCTGGTCCTCCATACAAagtttatattaatatcaagTCATAGTGGTTAAACAGTAGTGTCTAATATTGTTGTCCCTCTCTATTAATTTGATTCTGCTAAATTCTATCTTCATCTACATTGTCttgaatgcattttaaaatgtaaaaaacatctaaaGAATGAATAGCCTCGATGAAAggtgctacataaataaaacGTGCCAAGCAATGCGCTTTCCTCTGAGCGTTCAAAGAAAGGAACAATAAGCCCAACAATCTGGTATTTTACACCAAGTTGTAGCTCTCCATACTGTTTTACATCTGTTGTGCTGGCACCAGCTGGTAACACATCATCTCATCACATCATACTTCAAACTTCAACCAGTTACAGGATAATTGTGAAATGATGTCATAACTATTGTCCTATGTGACCCAGCTCAGCCTGTACCTACCCCCTGGTTCTTGCGTAGCTGCTTGCTCATGTCGGTGGTGGCTCCCTGGGAGAACCAACGCAGTATCATCTCCTCCTCCAGGATCTCCAGCTGGTACATGCTCATCAGGACCtggatggaaaaaaacaaaaaacaaaaacacaacatcttcAGCACCAGGTATAGTCCAGGATGAACGCAGAGTAACCTGCAGGATTACATGGTCCCTGATGTTCGATGACTTAACATCTTTTCTTGTTAACCCGTGTTCAACCTGTATTGGAGTTTACTGAGTGTACATGGAAATGTCAACTGGCCCTGACCTTGAACATAGCAGCCCAGTGACTCTTCTGCTCCAGGAAGTGTTCCtcaaaggcagacagacagtctagaTGGTCCTGTGCTCTCTTCACATAGTTCTTAAACACCGGCGCCCATTTCTTTAATAACTGAGAagagaacaaagacaaaagtaaaatctTTAATTCTATTGTTTCTACACTTACATGAAcgtgttgttaaaaaaaaaaacaacaacacatattTACCGGTTCGAGCAGAGTAACGTATTGTGATGGGGTAAGCTGTGGGCCCTGCTGCTTGAAAGGATACTCCAGCACCACTCTCGTTAAGATCTGCATCACCTCCTTCAGAGTGATGTTGTAGGCGTACCTGAAGGGAAAGTGCATGTCAAAACTGAATGTGAAAAAAGAATCACTTTGAAAGAGAGCAATAGAACTGTGGGCAATTTTAAGTTCCTACTCACTTGAGAGAGTTGATCTCAAGTACAAGATTGTCACAGCTGATGTTTTCCTCCAAACCTCTCTGCAGAGTCCCCAGCACCTCCATCTGGAAGACTACGCATGAACAGACCAAAGAACAAGAGTCAGAAAGGAGGATCTCTCAACCCAAAGACATAACAGGGAGGCTTAAGTCctcatgcattaaaaaaaaaaaaaaaaaaa
It encodes the following:
- the mul3 gene encoding mitochondrial ubiquitin ligase activator of nfkb 1-A, coding for MGDFPVNPLVLVGVGSSFAFSGLFYHLYQEKKKELEKLKEIPIFKPDQHLVRVLRASPHKRLQYVAVEGLVQADGEPLASQFVPRCFGVIQKIAVEEHRKYWNSITKTWNSRTMNRKETNNSVPFSLVSPGAYITDLYVKIQNPLEASGCYLDRVYFKVRRAEEGLGNLVMHGLSGEKPVAMEESEELLRVGSTLTGFGEVVLEGGQVMRLQAPQDGRKFILVPTDYRSFMDRHERSASMWKTLTAVTGITGASLLAKAIYCLVGKQDDRSK